In Desulforamulus hydrothermalis Lam5 = DSM 18033, a genomic segment contains:
- a CDS encoding LysM peptidoglycan-binding domain-containing protein, with protein sequence MIFNKKIVCSFILAGLLFFNNTAFAGNFYTVKKGDSLWSISQAYGTTVEELKRANRLTGDNLSIGQRLLISYPVLTSRGPAKSPLPDWLAVTSAVPAADQASQVSQDQQPTVELVDWFTEGKKLLQSGVIFSVADCATGAQLQLKVLSAGNHCDIEPASQADTNAMLRLFGQWTWSPRPVVIQINGRRIAGSLSGMPHSIDTTPDNGVEGHFDLYLHNSRPHGSGVSQSYVQQHYAAVAKSAGSDN encoded by the coding sequence ATGATATTTAATAAAAAAATTGTCTGCAGTTTCATCCTGGCGGGGCTTTTGTTTTTTAACAATACAGCCTTTGCCGGTAACTTTTATACCGTAAAAAAAGGCGATAGCCTTTGGAGTATTTCTCAAGCATACGGCACTACAGTGGAAGAACTAAAAAGAGCCAACCGCTTAACCGGCGATAATTTATCCATTGGCCAGCGGTTGCTTATTTCTTATCCGGTTTTAACTTCCCGTGGCCCAGCAAAATCGCCGTTACCTGACTGGTTGGCAGTTACCTCCGCTGTGCCTGCCGCCGACCAGGCAAGCCAAGTGTCCCAGGATCAACAGCCAACTGTCGAACTGGTTGACTGGTTTACTGAAGGAAAAAAGTTATTGCAAAGCGGCGTAATTTTTTCGGTGGCTGACTGCGCCACCGGTGCCCAACTTCAATTAAAGGTTTTGAGTGCCGGTAATCATTGCGATATTGAACCGGCATCACAGGCAGATACAAATGCCATGCTGAGGCTGTTTGGCCAGTGGACCTGGTCACCCCGTCCGGTGGTGATCCAAATTAACGGCCGCCGCATTGCCGGTTCTCTTTCCGGTATGCCACACAGCATCGATACCACACCGGACAACGGTGTTGAGGGGCATTTTGATCTTTACCTGCATAACAGCCGCCCCCACGGCAGCGGCGTCTCCCAAAGTTATGTACAGCAGCATTATGCTGCCGTTGCCAAGTCGGCAGGGTCAGATAATTAA